One window of Rasiella rasia genomic DNA carries:
- a CDS encoding SprT-like domain-containing protein, which translates to MEEILSKYIPQASVQPVFELVKANNVHLKIVNERVTRHGDYRKSPDGRHQITVNANLNQYRFLITLIHEIAHLVAFTKYGRAIKPHGIEWKRTFQYLMLPFISPQVFPNKLLPLLAMHFKNPKASSDTDARLSLALKQYDAPNDKNYIFEIPHGGLFRLYNGKIFMRGNKRVKRYECLEVNTGKVYLFNPNAEVEFLKPER; encoded by the coding sequence CCCGTGTTTGAGCTTGTTAAAGCAAATAATGTTCATTTAAAGATAGTTAATGAGCGAGTAACACGCCATGGAGATTATAGAAAATCTCCAGACGGACGGCATCAAATTACTGTAAACGCAAATTTAAATCAGTACCGATTTTTAATAACGCTAATTCATGAGATTGCTCACTTGGTAGCATTTACTAAGTATGGACGTGCAATTAAGCCGCACGGAATTGAGTGGAAACGAACGTTTCAATATCTTATGCTTCCATTTATTAGTCCGCAGGTGTTTCCGAACAAATTATTACCGCTTCTGGCGATGCATTTTAAAAACCCTAAGGCAAGTAGTGATACCGATGCAAGATTGTCGTTAGCTTTGAAACAATACGATGCGCCGAATGATAAAAACTATATCTTTGAGATACCTCATGGAGGGTTATTTCGATTGTACAATGGTAAAATTTTCATGCGCGGAAATAAGCGTGTAAAACGATATGAATGCCTAGAGGTGAATACCGGGAAGGTGTATTTGTTTAATCCAAATGCAGAGGTTGAGTTTTTAAAGCCAGAGCGTTGA
- a CDS encoding mannose-1-phosphate guanylyltransferase → MNNNNYAVIMAGGIGSRFWPVSTQDFPKQFHDMLGTGQSLLQKTFTRLEQLVPVQNIQILTNERYLDLTLEQVPKISENQVILEPAMRNTAPCILLAALKIQKENPDAVMLVAPSDHWIEDETAFKNDVEACFNKCKEEDVLMTLGITPTFPNTGYGYIESDKAAASDIKSVLQFREKPDYATAKQFIAEGNFLWNAGIFLWSVKSIIAAFETYLPVMSALFAEGVPVYNSEDEKSFIANNYGLAENISIDYGIMEKANNVYVKEASFDWNDLGTWGALHDKLDKDDSQNAVVRAKTLLKGAAGNMIFTENDKLVVVDGLKDYIIVEKESVLLIFPKEKEQEIKLLLTEVVHAHGKKYT, encoded by the coding sequence TTGAACAATAATAATTACGCAGTTATAATGGCCGGAGGTATTGGCTCAAGGTTTTGGCCTGTGAGTACGCAAGACTTTCCGAAGCAATTCCACGACATGTTGGGAACTGGGCAGAGTTTGTTACAAAAAACGTTTACACGTTTAGAGCAACTAGTTCCAGTACAAAATATCCAAATTTTGACGAATGAACGCTATTTAGACCTAACACTCGAACAAGTACCTAAAATTTCAGAAAACCAAGTTATTTTAGAGCCTGCTATGCGTAATACCGCGCCGTGTATTTTACTTGCGGCCTTAAAAATTCAGAAAGAGAATCCAGATGCGGTTATGTTGGTAGCGCCTAGTGATCATTGGATTGAAGATGAAACTGCCTTTAAGAATGATGTTGAAGCCTGTTTTAACAAATGTAAGGAGGAGGATGTGTTAATGACACTTGGAATTACACCAACCTTTCCGAATACAGGATATGGTTATATTGAAAGTGATAAAGCAGCTGCGTCAGATATTAAATCGGTACTACAATTTCGCGAAAAGCCCGATTATGCCACCGCAAAGCAATTTATTGCTGAAGGTAATTTTTTGTGGAATGCTGGTATCTTTCTATGGAGTGTAAAAAGCATTATCGCTGCGTTTGAAACGTATTTACCTGTCATGAGTGCTCTTTTTGCGGAAGGCGTGCCTGTGTATAATTCAGAAGATGAAAAAAGCTTTATAGCCAATAATTATGGGCTTGCAGAAAACATATCGATAGATTATGGAATCATGGAAAAAGCGAACAATGTATATGTTAAAGAAGCATCTTTTGATTGGAATGATTTAGGAACTTGGGGTGCCTTACACGATAAACTTGATAAAGACGATTCTCAGAATGCAGTTGTGAGAGCCAAAACACTACTAAAGGGTGCAGCGGGAAATATGATTTTTACTGAAAATGATAAATTAGTGGTTGTAGATGGTTTGAAAGATTATATAATTGTTGAAAAGGAATCTGTTTTACTTATATTTCCGAAGGAAAAGGAACAAGAAATAAAGTTGTTATTAACTGAAGTGGTGCATGCCCACGGCAAAAAATATACGTAA
- a CDS encoding DUF389 domain-containing protein yields MSTENHITPSEAEFEKDKLNAWQGVRKFVLGLFNLHNDTDRDATIEAVKKDISFKGHTAWILIFSIFVASIGLNVSSTAVVIGAMLISPLMGPIVGVGLSVAINDIETLRRSLINLGVMVVLSVLTAFLYFSISPLTEETPELLARTYPTILDVLVAIFGGLALIVAKTKSGTIASVIFGVAIATALMPPLCTVGYGLAVGNLDYAGGALYLFSINAVFIALSTFIVSKILRFPLVRYANSQRRRFIAQIASLIAIVVIVPSVYLFYNLLQEQVFENKTKDFVKEIIRYEGAEVVKLTQDYETKNIEVYLIGQPVPQPKINEWIAKLKETEKLEDGNLRIYQGSDRSGELAEKLSGAVKAGILEDLYVKNEQAIRSKDERINFLENEIAKLSVKDGIPFDEVSKEVQVAFEGLENFAYSKRIQTNFESTDTIPVFTVSWENTVRNRDKAERMTRMAALLKVRLKLDTLVVEE; encoded by the coding sequence ATGAGTACCGAAAACCATATTACCCCGAGCGAAGCTGAATTTGAAAAGGACAAGCTCAATGCGTGGCAAGGAGTGCGCAAATTTGTCCTCGGACTATTTAACCTGCATAACGATACAGATCGAGATGCTACCATAGAAGCGGTAAAGAAAGATATATCGTTTAAGGGACATACTGCTTGGATTCTTATTTTCTCAATATTCGTGGCCTCTATTGGCTTAAATGTAAGTAGTACAGCCGTTGTAATTGGTGCCATGCTTATTTCGCCATTAATGGGCCCTATAGTAGGTGTAGGCTTGTCTGTTGCGATAAACGATATTGAAACCTTACGTCGCTCATTGATAAACTTAGGCGTAATGGTTGTGTTAAGTGTACTCACTGCATTTTTATATTTTTCTATTTCACCACTTACTGAAGAGACTCCAGAACTGTTGGCTCGCACGTATCCCACTATTCTTGATGTGCTAGTAGCTATTTTTGGTGGTCTTGCCCTTATTGTGGCAAAAACTAAAAGTGGAACCATAGCCAGTGTAATTTTTGGTGTTGCTATTGCCACCGCCTTAATGCCTCCTTTATGTACTGTTGGTTATGGCCTAGCAGTTGGGAATTTAGACTATGCCGGTGGAGCGTTGTATTTATTTTCAATCAATGCTGTATTTATAGCGCTTTCTACATTTATTGTTTCTAAAATATTGCGCTTTCCTCTAGTGCGGTATGCAAATTCGCAACGACGTAGGTTTATTGCTCAAATAGCTTCTTTAATTGCGATTGTTGTTATAGTGCCAAGTGTATATTTATTTTATAATCTTTTACAGGAGCAGGTGTTTGAAAATAAAACAAAAGATTTTGTCAAAGAAATTATTCGATATGAGGGTGCTGAAGTTGTTAAGCTTACACAAGATTATGAAACTAAGAATATTGAAGTTTACTTGATTGGACAACCTGTTCCTCAACCAAAAATAAATGAATGGATAGCTAAGTTGAAAGAAACTGAAAAGCTTGAGGATGGTAATTTACGTATTTATCAAGGCTCAGATCGTTCTGGCGAATTGGCTGAAAAGCTGTCGGGTGCTGTTAAAGCAGGAATTTTAGAAGATTTATACGTAAAGAACGAGCAAGCGATTCGAAGTAAAGATGAACGCATTAATTTTCTTGAAAATGAAATAGCCAAGTTGAGTGTAAAAGATGGTATCCCATTCGATGAGGTAAGTAAAGAAGTGCAAGTTGCCTTTGAAGGCTTAGAAAATTTTGCTTATTCAAAGCGTATTCAAACAAATTTTGAGAGTACAGATACCATACCGGTGTTTACGGTTTCATGGGAGAATACAGTTCGTAATCGAGACAAAGCAGAACGTATGACTAGAATGGCCGCGTTACTAAAAGTTAGATTGAAACTAGATACCCTTGTGGTAGAAGAATAA
- a CDS encoding FG-GAP-like repeat-containing protein — translation MKKILTLATVLLTPIALMAQAVSFTNQNGMIGSYSSSSDVAADMNNDQLDDYVRVSSTGIGIDYQNPDGTFTSVFISKSIQNVPDWSIAVGDLDENGYNDMVLGNGQRVSFLIANADGTDYTETAFPEFIFSQRSTLADIDNDGDLDAFVCHDVDLSHPYRNDGNGNMTLDQSLIQTIDAPGNYAAIWVDYDMDGDQDMYLTKCRGGTSTGDPLNENAMYTNNGDGTFTENALSIGLQDADRSWATVFEDFDNDGDWDAFVVNHDTQNNFFENDGNGNYVNITDLTGIDKHDLGSWENLSADFNNDGNMDILSEMSDELYLGNGDLTFTGQTLPFDEGGIGDLNNDGFLDVVRSGNLYINNGNSNNWVKFFLKGVESNLNGIGARITIEGDWGAQMREIRSGQGFQHMNSLTAHFGIGTATAIDKVTIVWPSGIVDVIENVDPNETHVYIEGENPVLGLTDFNADTVTVYPNPTASELFFSQNGLANTKVTIVDVNGKIVLNTVISSSNNVDVASLQNGVYFAQLEIDNQARSYKFVKK, via the coding sequence ATGAAAAAAATTTTAACTCTTGCCACTGTGCTGCTTACACCAATTGCACTTATGGCACAAGCCGTATCGTTCACAAATCAGAACGGAATGATAGGGTCTTACTCTTCATCGTCTGATGTTGCAGCAGACATGAACAATGATCAACTTGATGATTATGTTCGTGTATCTTCAACAGGAATTGGTATCGATTATCAAAATCCTGATGGTACGTTCACCTCTGTTTTTATTTCTAAATCAATTCAAAATGTTCCTGACTGGAGTATTGCTGTAGGTGATTTAGACGAAAATGGATACAACGACATGGTTTTAGGAAATGGACAACGTGTCTCTTTCTTAATAGCCAACGCAGACGGAACTGACTATACAGAAACCGCATTCCCAGAATTTATTTTCTCTCAGCGTTCTACGCTAGCAGATATTGATAATGATGGCGACTTAGATGCTTTTGTATGTCACGATGTAGATTTAAGTCATCCGTACCGAAACGATGGTAACGGTAACATGACCCTAGACCAAAGTCTTATTCAAACCATAGATGCTCCTGGAAACTACGCAGCTATTTGGGTTGATTATGACATGGATGGAGACCAAGACATGTACTTAACAAAGTGTCGTGGAGGTACTTCTACTGGAGATCCTCTTAACGAAAATGCGATGTACACCAACAATGGTGACGGAACTTTTACTGAAAATGCCTTATCTATCGGACTTCAGGATGCCGATCGTTCTTGGGCAACTGTTTTTGAAGATTTTGACAATGATGGAGATTGGGATGCTTTTGTAGTAAACCATGACACACAGAATAATTTCTTTGAAAATGACGGAAATGGGAACTATGTAAACATTACTGACTTAACAGGTATAGACAAGCATGATCTAGGTTCATGGGAGAATCTTTCTGCAGATTTCAACAATGATGGAAACATGGATATCTTATCTGAGATGTCTGACGAACTATACCTAGGAAATGGAGACCTTACTTTTACAGGACAAACGTTACCTTTTGACGAAGGAGGTATTGGCGACTTAAACAATGATGGTTTCTTAGATGTTGTTCGAAGCGGAAACTTATACATCAATAACGGAAATTCTAACAATTGGGTTAAGTTTTTCTTGAAGGGTGTAGAAAGCAACCTTAATGGAATTGGAGCACGCATCACTATTGAAGGTGATTGGGGTGCTCAAATGCGTGAAATTCGTTCTGGACAAGGTTTCCAACACATGAATTCACTAACAGCACATTTCGGGATTGGAACAGCAACAGCTATAGACAAGGTGACTATTGTTTGGCCTTCTGGTATTGTAGATGTTATTGAAAATGTAGACCCTAATGAAACACATGTTTATATTGAAGGTGAAAATCCTGTACTTGGCTTAACAGATTTCAATGCAGATACTGTTACTGTATATCCTAATCCAACTGCGTCAGAATTATTTTTCTCTCAGAACGGATTGGCAAATACCAAAGTAACTATTGTTGATGTAAATGGAAAGATTGTATTAAATACAGTAATTTCTTCATCTAACAACGTAGACGTTGCTAGTTTACAGAACGGAGTGTACTTCGCTCAGTTAGAAATTGACAATCAAGCAAGAAGTTATAAGTTTGTAAAGAAGTAA
- a CDS encoding ABC transporter ATP-binding protein yields the protein MIKVDNIKKRFGEEEILKGISTVFEKGKTNLIIGQSGSGKTVMLKCLLGLFQPEEGYIFYEDQAIQNMDEEQQRSLREEIGMLFQGGALFDSMNIEENVMFPLRMFTNNKKADMLNRVNEVLARVNLEGVNKKYPAEISGGMQKRVSIARAIVNNPKYLFCDEPNSGLDPKTATVIDNLIQEITHEYGITTVVVTHDMNSVMEIGENIVFLKDGKLVWQGDNEAIFKTDNKSVTDFVYSSDLFKKIRDIQLKEQ from the coding sequence ATGATTAAAGTTGACAACATAAAAAAGCGCTTTGGAGAAGAAGAAATTCTGAAAGGCATCTCTACTGTCTTTGAGAAAGGAAAAACCAACCTTATTATTGGTCAAAGTGGAAGTGGAAAAACCGTAATGCTTAAATGCCTACTAGGGTTATTTCAACCGGAAGAAGGTTATATTTTTTACGAAGATCAAGCCATCCAAAACATGGATGAAGAACAACAACGAAGCCTAAGAGAAGAAATAGGTATGTTGTTTCAAGGAGGCGCTTTGTTCGATTCTATGAATATTGAAGAAAATGTGATGTTTCCTTTGCGCATGTTCACCAACAACAAAAAAGCAGACATGCTAAATCGCGTAAATGAAGTACTTGCAAGAGTGAACCTAGAAGGGGTAAACAAAAAATACCCAGCAGAAATCTCTGGTGGTATGCAGAAAAGAGTTTCCATTGCTCGCGCTATTGTAAACAATCCGAAGTATCTTTTTTGTGACGAACCAAACTCTGGATTAGATCCCAAAACGGCAACGGTTATAGACAACCTTATTCAAGAAATAACGCATGAGTATGGCATTACTACAGTTGTTGTAACTCACGATATGAATTCGGTGATGGAGATAGGTGAAAACATTGTTTTCCTGAAAGATGGTAAATTAGTTTGGCAAGGCGATAATGAAGCCATTTTCAAAACAGATAATAAATCGGTAACAGATTTTGTATACTCTTCAGATCTCTTTAAAAAAATCAGAGATATTCAGCTGAAAGAGCAATAA
- a CDS encoding MlaE family ABC transporter permease, with protein sequence MRYIEDIGSYFLMLKRTFGGFTKRSVLKELIFKEIDDLIIGSLGIVAFISFFVGGVIAIQTALNVDNPIIPKSLIGFATRQSIVLEFAPTFISIIMAGKVGSFITSSIGSMRVTEQIDALEVMGINSLNYLVFPKIIALLFFPFVIALSMFLGIVGGLIAGVYGGFTTLTEFSTGLQEDFNTFHLVYAFIKTFVFAFILATVPSWQGYYMKGGALEVGKASTNSFVWTSVLIILTNFIITQLLLSS encoded by the coding sequence ATGCGATACATCGAAGATATTGGTTCTTACTTTTTAATGCTCAAACGCACGTTTGGAGGATTTACGAAGCGCTCTGTTTTGAAAGAACTTATATTTAAAGAAATTGACGACCTAATAATAGGATCGTTAGGTATTGTGGCATTTATTTCTTTTTTTGTGGGTGGTGTGATTGCTATCCAGACGGCACTTAATGTTGACAACCCAATTATACCAAAATCCTTAATTGGTTTTGCGACAAGACAATCTATTGTACTAGAATTTGCGCCTACGTTTATCTCGATTATCATGGCAGGTAAGGTGGGGTCTTTTATAACATCCAGTATTGGCTCCATGCGCGTAACCGAACAAATTGACGCCCTTGAAGTAATGGGGATTAACTCTTTAAATTACCTAGTATTTCCTAAAATTATTGCCCTACTGTTTTTTCCCTTCGTTATTGCACTCTCTATGTTTTTAGGCATAGTTGGCGGTTTGATAGCCGGAGTATATGGTGGATTTACAACACTTACAGAATTTAGTACGGGTTTACAAGAAGACTTTAATACATTCCATTTGGTTTACGCTTTCATTAAAACATTTGTTTTTGCCTTTATTTTAGCAACCGTACCCTCTTGGCAAGGATATTATATGAAAGGGGGAGCGCTAGAAGTTGGAAAAGCGAGCACTAATTCTTTTGTGTGGACAAGTGTATTAATTATACTGACGAATTTTATTATCACGCAACTTCTACTTAGCTCATGA
- a CDS encoding alkaline phosphatase yields MSKNRIQMVAVFTLAIFCTTLAFSQQENKPKNIILLVGDGMGLSQISSSLYFNEKPSNFLRFNTVGLSMTSSSKELITDSAAGATAFASGIKTYNGAVGVNEAMEPAETIVEHISNKNIATGLVVTSSVVHATPAAFYSHQESRRMYEEIALDLVKSDIDFFAGGGLKYFKNRTDNLNLLQALRDRGFEVETNVLPKKISEKKQAIILAPDGMPKMSENRGNFLTNATMLAIGQLSKNKEGFFLLVESSQIDWGGHANDTEYLVNELLDFDKTIGAVLDFAKTNGETLVIVTADHETGGFSLSNENGDYNKVIGTFTTKGHTATMVPVFAQGPGEHLFGGIYQNTEIHSIIEKLFKRD; encoded by the coding sequence ATGTCTAAAAATAGAATTCAGATGGTAGCCGTATTTACACTGGCTATCTTTTGTACAACGCTAGCATTTTCACAGCAAGAGAATAAACCAAAAAATATCATCCTTTTAGTAGGTGATGGTATGGGCTTAAGCCAAATTTCCTCAAGTTTATATTTCAACGAAAAGCCATCTAACTTTCTCAGATTTAACACCGTTGGATTAAGCATGACATCTTCTTCAAAAGAACTAATCACAGATTCTGCTGCGGGCGCTACTGCATTTGCTTCTGGTATTAAAACCTACAACGGGGCCGTTGGCGTCAATGAAGCCATGGAGCCTGCAGAAACCATCGTAGAACATATCTCTAATAAAAATATAGCCACCGGACTAGTAGTTACATCTTCTGTGGTTCACGCAACACCTGCAGCGTTTTACTCGCATCAGGAATCTCGTAGAATGTATGAAGAAATCGCACTAGATTTAGTGAAAAGTGATATTGACTTTTTTGCTGGTGGTGGACTGAAATATTTTAAAAATAGAACCGACAATTTAAACTTATTACAAGCATTACGCGATCGTGGCTTTGAGGTTGAAACCAATGTGCTGCCGAAGAAAATTTCAGAAAAAAAACAAGCAATTATACTAGCCCCAGACGGAATGCCTAAAATGTCTGAAAACAGAGGCAACTTCCTTACCAATGCCACCATGCTTGCTATTGGGCAGTTGTCTAAAAATAAAGAAGGCTTTTTCTTATTGGTTGAATCTTCTCAAATTGATTGGGGCGGACACGCAAATGATACCGAATACTTGGTAAATGAGTTATTAGATTTTGATAAAACCATTGGTGCTGTATTAGATTTCGCAAAAACCAACGGTGAAACATTGGTAATTGTAACTGCAGACCACGAAACAGGAGGATTTAGTCTTAGCAATGAGAATGGCGATTACAATAAAGTAATTGGCACCTTTACCACCAAGGGACATACTGCAACAATGGTTCCGGTGTTTGCACAAGGCCCTGGAGAGCATCTCTTTGGTGGAATCTACCAAAATACTGAAATCCATAGCATTATAGAAAAGCTTTTTAAAAGAGATTAA
- a CDS encoding glycosyltransferase family 2 protein, which produces MSIVLVIPTYNEAAHLGDLLRSIVSQTLKPKKVVIVNDGSTDSTQEIIDSFTAKYSFMISVGASSTSEHAPGSKVVDAFYRGFSAIKEEYAFIGKFDADIILPPNYFEKIISLFNENRKIGIAGGNLYIQSDDAWVFENISEKTKVRGPIKLYRKECFEAIGGLKRSIGWDTVDELLAQYHGWLIKTDQSLHVKHLKPTGATYTEASKYKQGEAFYKMRYGWALTQVAAMKLAQRKSSIAFYYNCMRGYLKAKKSGIPYLVNKEEGAFIRQLRWKNIKKKIF; this is translated from the coding sequence ATGAGTATCGTTTTGGTTATTCCTACTTACAACGAAGCGGCGCATTTAGGCGACCTTCTACGGTCGATTGTTTCACAAACCCTTAAGCCTAAAAAAGTTGTAATTGTAAATGATGGCTCTACAGATAGTACCCAAGAGATTATCGATTCCTTTACCGCCAAATATTCTTTTATGATTTCTGTTGGCGCCTCTTCTACCTCAGAGCATGCTCCAGGAAGCAAGGTAGTAGACGCATTTTATAGAGGATTTTCAGCAATTAAGGAAGAATATGCGTTTATCGGCAAGTTTGACGCGGATATCATACTCCCCCCTAATTATTTCGAGAAAATTATTTCTTTATTTAATGAAAATAGAAAAATTGGTATCGCTGGAGGCAATCTATATATTCAATCTGACGACGCGTGGGTATTTGAAAATATTTCAGAAAAAACGAAAGTGCGCGGGCCCATTAAATTATATAGAAAGGAATGTTTTGAGGCCATTGGAGGGCTTAAAAGATCGATTGGCTGGGACACAGTAGATGAGTTGTTAGCGCAATACCATGGTTGGCTAATTAAAACAGACCAAAGCTTGCATGTAAAACATCTAAAACCAACTGGAGCCACCTATACAGAAGCGTCTAAATACAAACAGGGTGAAGCTTTCTACAAGATGCGTTACGGATGGGCTCTCACTCAGGTAGCCGCTATGAAATTAGCACAACGAAAAAGCAGTATTGCTTTTTACTATAATTGTATGCGAGGCTATTTAAAGGCAAAAAAAAGCGGTATACCATACTTGGTAAACAAAGAAGAAGGCGCGTTCATTAGACAGTTAAGATGGAAAAACATTAAGAAAAAGATATTTTAA
- a CDS encoding class I SAM-dependent methyltransferase, whose protein sequence is MYEGKYPKKRYKRTLLFLKENISTQESILDLGVTNPFSEIMKEEGYTVTNTQGEDLDIDISRIQSETFDVLTAFEIFEHMLSPLQVLKNTNAKKLVASVPLKLWFASAYRSKTDDWDRHYHEFEDWQFDWLLEKAGWTIKKREKFSHPVKKIGFRPLLRLFTPRYYLVYAERA, encoded by the coding sequence ATGTACGAAGGCAAATACCCAAAAAAGCGCTACAAACGCACCTTACTTTTCTTAAAAGAAAATATTTCTACCCAAGAGTCAATCCTAGATTTGGGTGTTACCAATCCGTTTTCTGAAATTATGAAAGAGGAAGGGTACACAGTTACGAATACCCAAGGTGAAGATTTAGACATCGATATAAGCAGAATACAATCTGAAACTTTTGACGTCCTAACCGCCTTCGAAATTTTCGAACATATGCTAAGTCCGCTGCAAGTTCTTAAAAACACCAACGCAAAAAAACTAGTTGCCTCTGTACCACTAAAACTTTGGTTTGCTTCGGCCTACAGAAGTAAAACAGACGATTGGGATAGACATTACCATGAGTTTGAAGATTGGCAATTTGATTGGTTACTCGAAAAAGCAGGTTGGACTATTAAGAAAAGAGAAAAGTTTAGCCATCCTGTCAAAAAAATTGGCTTTCGTCCTCTACTGAGATTGTTTACACCTAGATACTATTTGGTGTATGCTGAAAGAGCTTAG
- a CDS encoding 3-oxoacyl-ACP synthase III family protein has translation MGTKITGVGSYIPTGVAPNNQFEQNSFYTEDGSRFDNENTVIIEKFKAITGISERRYIKDHLNTSDIAFFAAEKAIADAKIDPETLDYIIVANNYGDVKHNLQQSDSVPSLGSRVKHHLKIKNPYCVAYDLMFGCPGWVEAMITAHAYLESGMAKKCLVIGAEALSRVIDQHDRDSMIYSDGAGAVIVESSNDPDCGILAHKSATYALDEAHFIYFGESNNQELNDARRYIKMYGRKIYNFALSNVPEAMKTCLDESDVDISELKKIFIHQANEKMDEAIIKRFFKLYGMEAPEGVMPMTINKLGNSSVATVPTLYDLVLKNKLEGHSITKGDIVMFASVGAGMNINAIVYKL, from the coding sequence ATGGGCACGAAGATTACAGGAGTTGGCAGTTACATACCCACGGGAGTAGCTCCTAACAACCAGTTTGAGCAGAACAGTTTTTATACTGAAGATGGAAGTAGGTTTGATAATGAGAACACTGTTATCATCGAAAAGTTTAAGGCAATAACTGGTATTTCTGAAAGACGCTACATAAAAGACCACCTCAACACCTCTGATATTGCCTTCTTTGCCGCAGAAAAGGCAATTGCAGATGCAAAAATAGATCCTGAAACATTAGATTATATTATTGTTGCAAATAATTACGGAGACGTAAAACACAACCTACAACAAAGTGATAGTGTGCCAAGTTTAGGCTCTCGTGTAAAACATCATCTCAAAATTAAAAATCCGTACTGCGTTGCATACGACCTTATGTTTGGTTGCCCTGGTTGGGTTGAAGCTATGATTACGGCACATGCATATCTTGAAAGCGGCATGGCCAAAAAATGTTTAGTGATTGGCGCCGAAGCATTATCTAGGGTAATTGACCAGCACGATAGAGATTCTATGATTTATAGTGATGGTGCAGGTGCGGTAATTGTAGAATCTTCTAATGATCCCGACTGCGGTATCTTAGCTCATAAAAGTGCTACGTATGCGTTAGATGAAGCTCATTTCATTTATTTCGGTGAAAGCAATAACCAAGAATTAAATGATGCCCGTAGGTATATAAAAATGTACGGTCGTAAAATTTACAATTTCGCTCTTAGCAATGTTCCTGAAGCTATGAAAACATGCTTAGACGAAAGTGATGTTGATATTTCAGAATTAAAGAAAATCTTTATTCATCAGGCCAACGAGAAGATGGACGAAGCTATTATAAAGCGTTTCTTTAAGCTTTACGGCATGGAGGCTCCAGAAGGCGTAATGCCAATGACTATAAACAAACTAGGAAATTCTAGTGTAGCAACGGTACCTACTCTTTACGATTTAGTATTAAAAAATAAGCTCGAAGGGCACAGTATTACCAAAGGCGATATAGTAATGTTTGCAAGTGTTGGGGCAGGAATGAACATAAATGCAATCGTTTACAAACTATAA